A region from the Microbacterium lacus genome encodes:
- a CDS encoding DNA polymerase III subunit delta' → MSSSAVVDASAAIPAELPWGAVWGQDDAVATLREAASDPASMTHAWLITGPPGSGRSTLAYAFAAALIAEDGDESAMRQVLAGTHPDMTALRTEGVIISIKDARSLVERSYFSPSLGRYRVIVMEDADRMVERTSNVLLKALEEPPERTVWLLCAPSEADLLPTIRSRVRTLRLREPDVADVARLITQRTGADPVIAEQAARHAQRHIGMAQRLATDDAARARRDAMLRGVLAVRSVGDAVEVAGRVVAAATDDAKALTAERDEAERASLLRTLGIAEGAAVPPSVRSQLSALEDDQKRRATRSLRDGIDRVLTDLQSMFRDVVMLQFGRGGAGGSELINRELDAELRALAAAWPTDRTLTVLDRIAETRRNLEQNVAPTLALESMLVTVASGRTP, encoded by the coding sequence ATGAGCAGCAGTGCGGTCGTCGACGCCTCTGCGGCCATCCCCGCCGAGCTGCCGTGGGGTGCCGTGTGGGGGCAGGACGACGCCGTCGCGACGCTGCGGGAGGCGGCATCCGACCCGGCGTCGATGACGCACGCCTGGCTCATCACCGGGCCGCCCGGATCCGGCCGTTCCACCCTCGCCTACGCGTTCGCCGCGGCGCTGATCGCGGAAGACGGTGACGAGTCCGCGATGCGGCAGGTGCTGGCGGGCACGCACCCGGACATGACCGCACTGCGCACCGAAGGCGTCATCATCTCCATCAAGGACGCCCGGTCCCTCGTCGAGCGGTCCTACTTCAGCCCCTCGCTCGGTCGATACCGCGTGATCGTGATGGAGGACGCCGATCGCATGGTCGAGCGGACCTCCAACGTTCTGCTCAAGGCTCTCGAAGAGCCGCCCGAGCGCACGGTCTGGTTGCTGTGCGCTCCGAGCGAGGCGGATCTGCTCCCGACGATCCGCTCACGAGTGCGCACGCTGCGGCTGCGTGAGCCCGACGTCGCCGACGTCGCACGGCTCATCACCCAGCGCACCGGTGCCGACCCGGTCATCGCCGAGCAGGCCGCGCGTCACGCTCAGCGCCATATCGGCATGGCGCAGCGGCTGGCGACGGATGACGCCGCCCGCGCGCGGCGTGATGCCATGCTCCGCGGCGTCCTCGCGGTGCGGAGCGTCGGCGATGCGGTCGAGGTCGCCGGGCGTGTGGTCGCCGCGGCCACGGACGACGCGAAGGCCCTCACCGCCGAGCGAGACGAGGCCGAGCGGGCCTCGCTCCTGCGCACGCTCGGAATCGCGGAGGGCGCCGCGGTGCCCCCTTCGGTCCGCTCGCAGCTGAGCGCGCTCGAGGATGATCAGAAGCGTCGTGCGACCCGCAGTCTTCGCGACGGCATCGACCGCGTGCTGACGGACCTGCAGTCGATGTTCCGCGACGTCGTGATGTTGCAGTTCGGCAGAGGCGGCGCCGGCGGATCCGAGCTGATCAACCGTGAACTCGATGCCGAGCTCCGCGCCCTCGCCGCGGCGTGGCCCACCGACCGCACCTTGACCGTTCTCGACCGGATCGCCGAAACACGTCGCAACCTCGAGCAGAACGTCGCCCCCACCCTCGCCCTCGAAAGCATGCTCGTCACCGTCGCGAGCGGGAGGACCCCGTGA
- the tmk gene encoding dTMP kinase yields MTDGRGLFITLEGGDGAGKTTQSALLEEWLRARGRTVVRTREPGGTEVGVLIRDIVLHHRGEIAARAEALLYAADRAHHIEHLVRPALERGAVVIQDRYLDSSVAYQGAGRVLGRDEVRELSLWATEGLLPDLTVLLDLDPTAARERLDADDKPFDRLEAEASAFHDRVRAEFLALAAAEPGRFLVLDASRSPADLATDIQGRVQALWDARERGGTVGGAD; encoded by the coding sequence GTGACGGACGGCCGCGGACTGTTCATCACGCTCGAGGGCGGCGACGGGGCGGGTAAGACCACCCAATCCGCGCTCCTGGAGGAGTGGCTCCGCGCGCGCGGGCGCACGGTCGTGCGCACACGGGAGCCGGGCGGCACCGAGGTCGGCGTCCTCATCCGCGACATCGTGCTGCACCATCGCGGCGAGATCGCGGCGCGTGCGGAGGCGCTGCTCTACGCCGCAGATCGCGCCCATCACATCGAGCACCTCGTCCGCCCGGCTCTCGAGCGGGGCGCCGTGGTGATCCAGGACCGCTACCTCGATTCTTCCGTCGCCTACCAGGGCGCCGGCCGAGTCCTCGGGCGCGACGAAGTCCGTGAGCTCTCCCTGTGGGCGACGGAGGGGCTGCTTCCCGATCTCACCGTGCTGCTCGATCTCGATCCGACCGCGGCGCGCGAGCGGCTGGATGCCGACGACAAGCCCTTCGATCGCCTCGAGGCCGAGGCCTCGGCGTTCCACGACCGCGTACGGGCCGAGTTCCTGGCGCTCGCCGCAGCCGAACCCGGGCGGTTCCTCGTCCTGGACGCGTCGCGCTCACCGGCCGACCTCGCCACGGACATCCAGGGCCGCGTGCAGGCGCTGTGGGACGCCCGCGAGCGCGGCGGCACCGTCGGCGGCGCCGATTAG
- the topA gene encoding type I DNA topoisomerase — MATGKKLVIVESPTKMKSIQGYLGDDYEVLSSVGHIRDLASKKDIPAEKKTAYGKYSIDIDNDFDPYYVVNDRKTKTVAELKRALKGADEVLLATDEDREGEAIAWHLLEVLKPKVPVHRMVFHEITKDAIRAAVDNTRELDLALVDAQETRRVLDRLYGWDVSPVLWRKVGSGREGAALSAGRVQSAATRMVVERERERMAFVSAGYWDVEALAGKAGESFTTRLARVDGAPLARGGDFDDRGELKKVVVVLDEAQARALAAAVEKVGEALVTALESKPGTRSPRAPFTTSTLQQEAGRKLSMSAKHAMSVAQRLYEKGFITYMRTDSVALSTQAIRAAREQAVALYGEKAVPLNPRVYRSNSKNAQEAHEAIRPSGEQFRTPASVSAELDRDEQRMYDLIWKRTIASQMSDAKYETTTVTLAVDAPVDGKAQRAEFTASGTVYTFKGFLEAYEEGRDEKRSDADKADDQSLPVLAVGDTLRMKDVEPKGHSTSPKPRYTEASLVKALEEKGIGRPSTFASIIDVILDRGYVTKRGQALVPSWLAFSVVRLLEEHFADLVDYDFTAALEDDLDAIARGEQQRTAWLKEFYFGSDAHPGLRNIVENLGEIDARELNATRISDTVTLRFGKYGPYLDVVDPAAPDAPPRRVNIPEDLAPDELTPERAQELIDAPVAGNRVLGENPENGKLVIVKDGRFGPYIEETEPEDPTAVDESTGEIVEEAPKKKTAARGAKKDAAPKPRTASLFKSMSVDTIDLETALRLLELPRTVGTDPESGEVITAQNGRYGPYLKKGTDSRTLDSEQQIFDISLEQALAIYALPKYGARRASAALAEFDNDPVSGKPIRVKDGRFGAYVTDGETNVTIPRGQTVADITYEIAVQMIADKRAKGPAPKRTTTRKTTARKAPAKK; from the coding sequence TTGGCTACAGGCAAGAAGCTCGTCATCGTCGAGTCACCGACGAAGATGAAGTCGATCCAGGGCTACCTCGGCGACGACTACGAGGTGCTCAGCTCGGTCGGACACATTCGCGATCTCGCGAGCAAGAAGGACATCCCGGCTGAGAAGAAGACCGCGTACGGCAAGTACTCGATCGACATCGACAACGACTTCGACCCCTATTACGTGGTCAACGACCGCAAGACCAAGACGGTCGCCGAGCTCAAACGCGCGCTCAAGGGCGCCGATGAGGTCCTGCTCGCGACAGATGAGGACCGCGAGGGCGAGGCGATCGCCTGGCATCTGCTCGAGGTGCTCAAGCCCAAGGTCCCCGTGCACCGCATGGTGTTCCACGAGATCACGAAGGACGCGATCCGGGCGGCGGTGGACAACACCCGGGAACTCGATCTCGCCCTCGTCGACGCCCAGGAGACCCGCCGGGTCCTGGACCGCCTCTACGGCTGGGATGTCTCGCCGGTCCTCTGGCGTAAGGTCGGCAGCGGCCGCGAGGGTGCCGCGCTGAGCGCCGGTCGCGTCCAGTCCGCCGCGACCAGGATGGTCGTCGAACGCGAACGCGAGCGCATGGCGTTCGTCTCGGCCGGCTACTGGGACGTCGAAGCGCTCGCGGGCAAAGCCGGCGAGTCGTTCACGACGCGCCTCGCCCGCGTCGACGGTGCACCGCTCGCGCGCGGTGGGGATTTCGACGACCGCGGCGAGCTGAAGAAGGTCGTCGTCGTCCTCGACGAGGCTCAGGCCCGCGCGCTTGCAGCCGCCGTCGAGAAGGTCGGCGAAGCCCTCGTCACCGCGCTGGAGTCCAAGCCCGGAACCCGCAGCCCGCGGGCGCCCTTCACGACCTCCACCCTCCAGCAGGAGGCCGGCCGCAAGCTCTCCATGAGTGCGAAGCACGCGATGAGCGTCGCGCAGCGCCTCTACGAGAAGGGCTTCATCACCTATATGCGCACCGACTCGGTCGCGCTGAGCACGCAGGCGATCCGCGCGGCGCGCGAACAGGCCGTGGCGCTCTACGGCGAGAAAGCGGTCCCGCTGAACCCGCGGGTGTACCGCAGCAACAGCAAGAACGCGCAGGAGGCGCACGAGGCGATCCGCCCCTCCGGTGAGCAGTTCCGCACTCCCGCCTCGGTGTCCGCGGAGCTCGACCGCGACGAGCAGCGCATGTACGACCTGATCTGGAAGCGGACGATCGCCAGCCAGATGTCGGACGCGAAGTACGAGACGACGACAGTGACGCTCGCCGTCGACGCACCGGTGGACGGAAAGGCGCAGCGCGCCGAGTTCACGGCATCCGGCACCGTCTACACCTTCAAGGGCTTCCTGGAGGCCTACGAAGAGGGGCGCGACGAGAAGCGCAGCGACGCGGACAAGGCCGACGACCAGTCGCTGCCGGTCCTGGCGGTCGGCGACACGCTGCGCATGAAGGACGTCGAGCCCAAGGGGCACTCGACCTCGCCGAAGCCCCGCTACACCGAGGCGAGCCTGGTCAAGGCGCTCGAGGAGAAGGGCATCGGCCGGCCGTCGACGTTCGCGAGCATCATCGACGTGATCCTCGACCGCGGCTACGTCACCAAGCGCGGGCAGGCGCTCGTGCCCAGCTGGCTCGCGTTCAGCGTCGTGCGCCTCCTCGAGGAGCACTTCGCCGACCTCGTCGACTACGACTTCACCGCGGCGCTCGAGGACGACCTCGATGCGATCGCCCGCGGAGAGCAGCAGCGCACGGCGTGGCTCAAGGAGTTCTACTTCGGCTCGGACGCGCACCCCGGCCTGCGCAACATCGTCGAGAATCTCGGCGAGATCGACGCGCGCGAGTTGAACGCGACCCGCATCAGCGACACCGTGACGCTGCGCTTCGGCAAATACGGTCCGTACCTGGACGTCGTGGACCCCGCGGCCCCGGACGCCCCGCCCCGACGGGTCAACATCCCCGAAGACCTCGCGCCCGACGAACTGACCCCCGAGCGCGCCCAGGAGCTGATCGACGCGCCGGTCGCGGGCAATCGCGTCCTCGGCGAGAACCCCGAGAACGGCAAGCTCGTGATCGTGAAGGACGGCCGCTTCGGTCCGTACATCGAGGAGACCGAACCCGAGGACCCCACGGCGGTGGACGAGAGCACCGGGGAGATCGTCGAGGAGGCGCCGAAGAAGAAGACCGCGGCGCGGGGCGCGAAGAAGGATGCCGCACCCAAGCCTCGGACCGCGTCGCTGTTCAAGTCCATGTCGGTGGACACGATCGACCTGGAGACGGCGCTCCGACTCCTCGAACTGCCGCGCACCGTCGGCACCGACCCCGAGTCGGGCGAGGTCATCACCGCGCAGAACGGGCGATACGGGCCGTACTTGAAGAAGGGCACGGACTCCCGGACGCTGGACTCCGAGCAGCAGATCTTCGACATCTCGCTCGAGCAGGCGCTCGCGATCTACGCGCTGCCGAAGTACGGAGCGCGCCGGGCGTCGGCGGCGCTCGCCGAATTCGACAACGACCCGGTCAGCGGCAAGCCCATCCGGGTGAAGGACGGCCGTTTCGGCGCGTACGTCACCGACGGAGAGACGAACGTCACGATTCCGCGTGGTCAGACCGTCGCCGACATCACGTACGAGATCGCCGTGCAGATGATCGCCGACAAGCGCGCGAAGGGGCCCGCTCCCAAGCGGACCACGACGCGCAAGACGACCGCTCGCAAGGCGCCGGCGAAGAAGTGA
- a CDS encoding helicase, with the protein MAGAMLSLGVLACAATLVVGGCGVGAAATFSQRLAGAADAAALAAADTASGAAAGVPCARAAEIAATMGATLTRCDLDELVATVTVSAVFARVSASASARAGPAPG; encoded by the coding sequence ATGGCCGGTGCGATGCTCTCGCTCGGCGTGCTGGCGTGCGCCGCGACCCTGGTGGTCGGGGGATGCGGTGTCGGTGCGGCGGCCACGTTCTCGCAGCGACTCGCCGGGGCGGCGGACGCCGCCGCGCTCGCGGCCGCCGACACCGCATCCGGCGCTGCGGCCGGAGTGCCGTGCGCGCGCGCCGCGGAGATCGCCGCGACGATGGGCGCGACGCTCACGCGCTGCGATCTCGACGAGCTCGTAGCCACCGTGACGGTGTCGGCGGTCTTCGCACGGGTCTCGGCTTCGGCATCCGCCCGCGCAGGCCCAGCGCCGGGCTAG
- a CDS encoding TadE family type IV pilus minor pilin: MTGRGLGERGSVVAEFAIALPAVVLVLLFGAGAVSASGMSVRLQDAASDAARIVARGEPDARAAQVMQSAVAGSTTGVERVGDVVCVTASAVAPVIALTLTARACALAGGL; the protein is encoded by the coding sequence ATGACGGGCCGCGGACTCGGCGAGCGCGGGTCCGTGGTCGCCGAGTTCGCGATCGCGCTCCCCGCCGTGGTGCTCGTCCTCCTCTTCGGCGCCGGTGCGGTGAGCGCGAGCGGCATGTCGGTGCGGTTGCAGGATGCGGCGTCCGATGCGGCACGGATCGTCGCGCGAGGTGAGCCGGACGCGCGGGCGGCGCAGGTCATGCAGTCCGCCGTCGCCGGGTCGACGACCGGCGTCGAGCGAGTCGGAGACGTGGTCTGCGTCACGGCGAGCGCGGTGGCGCCGGTGATCGCGCTCACCCTCACGGCGCGGGCGTGCGCCCTCGCGGGTGGCCTCTGA
- a CDS encoding DUF4244 domain-containing protein, with amino-acid sequence MSPHSATRAVPRLTRRRALRLYYHRGAAPSDETGAATAEYAIATMAAVAFAGLLVVIMRSDEVRGILTDLVRRALTVA; translated from the coding sequence ATGTCCCCGCACTCCGCCACACGCGCCGTGCCGCGGCTCACCCGCCGTCGCGCGCTCCGTCTCTACTACCACCGCGGCGCGGCGCCCTCGGACGAGACGGGCGCGGCCACCGCCGAATACGCGATCGCCACGATGGCGGCCGTGGCCTTCGCCGGGCTCCTGGTGGTGATCATGCGCAGCGACGAGGTGCGCGGCATCCTCACCGATCTGGTTCGACGCGCCCTCACCGTCGCATGA
- a CDS encoding type II secretion system F family protein, which yields MVLGMTARVRGLRRRRGGPGAGAGGIPDTVLRLAVLLQAGVTPERAWGYLADTGDIAAGRIRDAHTRGTPLAHAIAAADDEPAGPTRRRRPPPSEATAPVAWRDIAAAWQVAAAVGAPMAESLRALAAALRDAAEAADDVRVALAEPAGTARLMAWLPLVAIVLGVALGFDTMGTLIGSPGGIACLLLGAALIFASHRWNAALVRRARPQGGIPGLQAELLAVALSGGVSIDRARRLVHEATDAPSDAETDRVLMLSRTAGVPAVELLRAASTLARHRARVEGRLRAARLSTALLLPLGVCTLPAFLLLGVAPMLLSVMTTMPSPV from the coding sequence GTGGTTCTCGGAATGACGGCCCGCGTAAGGGGCCTGCGTCGGAGGCGCGGTGGCCCCGGCGCTGGTGCGGGCGGGATCCCCGACACCGTGCTGCGGCTCGCGGTCCTCCTCCAGGCAGGTGTCACGCCGGAACGGGCGTGGGGATATCTCGCCGACACGGGCGACATCGCGGCCGGACGCATCCGCGACGCGCACACACGCGGCACGCCTCTCGCCCACGCGATCGCCGCTGCCGACGACGAGCCCGCGGGCCCGACCCGCAGACGGCGTCCCCCGCCGTCCGAGGCGACGGCACCCGTCGCCTGGCGTGACATCGCCGCGGCGTGGCAGGTGGCCGCTGCGGTCGGCGCGCCGATGGCGGAGAGCCTGCGCGCGCTCGCGGCGGCGCTGCGGGACGCGGCCGAGGCCGCCGACGACGTCCGGGTCGCTCTCGCGGAGCCGGCAGGGACGGCACGACTCATGGCGTGGCTCCCGCTCGTCGCAATCGTGCTGGGAGTCGCGCTCGGGTTCGACACGATGGGCACGCTCATCGGCAGTCCGGGCGGCATCGCGTGCCTCCTGCTCGGTGCGGCGTTGATCTTCGCGTCGCACCGGTGGAACGCAGCGCTGGTCCGACGAGCCCGACCACAAGGGGGCATTCCCGGCCTCCAGGCGGAGCTGCTCGCCGTCGCGCTCAGCGGGGGTGTGTCGATCGATCGGGCCCGCCGCCTCGTGCACGAAGCGACGGACGCGCCGTCGGATGCCGAGACCGACAGGGTCCTGATGCTCTCGCGGACCGCGGGCGTCCCGGCGGTCGAACTACTCCGCGCCGCGTCGACGCTCGCCCGGCACCGCGCGCGGGTCGAGGGGAGGCTCCGGGCCGCGCGTCTGTCGACGGCCCTCTTGTTGCCGCTCGGCGTCTGCACGCTGCCGGCGTTCCTGCTGCTGGGAGTGGCTCCCATGCTTCTCAGCGTCATGACGACGATGCCGTCGCCGGTCTGA
- a CDS encoding TadA family conjugal transfer-associated ATPase, whose amino-acid sequence MSERFVVTPRVVADDAAPPQPGARRAKGAAPAVRPAAGPLAAPLEPFAAFLADPTVTDIFVNGDSGLFVDRGAGAERAPHWRSKEDDVRELAVALIGLGGRHIDDAAPAVDVRLEGGIRVHAVLPPVAAEGTAISIRVPRLQHPDLQALQREGMFDAETRARLEDAVLTRRNMLITGSAGAGKTTLLTALLGCVPHSDRIVTIEDVAELAPDHPHHVRLEARQPNLEGAGAVGLARLVREALRMRPDRLVVGECRGEEVRELLTALNTGHDGGAGTLHANGLHDVPARLEALGALAGLGDIALARQASSAIHLVLHVQRDPDGVRRLVAAGRPVVGPAGRVDVEELPWFSE is encoded by the coding sequence ATGTCCGAGCGATTCGTGGTCACCCCCCGCGTAGTCGCCGACGACGCCGCGCCGCCGCAGCCCGGCGCGCGACGGGCGAAGGGTGCGGCACCCGCCGTGCGCCCGGCAGCAGGGCCCCTTGCGGCGCCGCTCGAGCCGTTCGCCGCGTTCCTCGCGGACCCGACGGTGACCGACATCTTCGTCAACGGCGACTCGGGACTCTTCGTGGACCGGGGAGCCGGAGCCGAGCGCGCTCCGCACTGGCGGTCGAAGGAAGACGATGTGCGCGAACTGGCCGTCGCCCTGATCGGTCTCGGCGGCCGCCACATCGACGACGCGGCACCCGCCGTGGACGTGCGCCTCGAGGGCGGCATCCGCGTTCACGCCGTCCTCCCGCCGGTCGCCGCGGAGGGCACCGCGATCTCGATCCGCGTGCCGCGCCTGCAGCATCCCGATCTGCAGGCCTTGCAGCGGGAGGGCATGTTCGACGCCGAGACGCGAGCCCGGCTGGAGGACGCCGTCCTGACGCGGCGGAACATGCTGATCACCGGGTCGGCCGGCGCGGGCAAGACCACCCTCCTCACGGCCCTGCTCGGCTGCGTGCCGCACTCCGACCGCATCGTCACGATCGAGGACGTCGCCGAACTCGCACCGGATCACCCGCACCACGTGCGCCTGGAGGCGCGTCAGCCGAACCTCGAGGGCGCCGGAGCGGTCGGGCTGGCACGACTCGTCCGCGAGGCGCTGCGCATGCGTCCCGACCGACTGGTGGTGGGGGAGTGCCGGGGTGAAGAGGTGCGCGAACTGCTCACGGCGCTGAACACGGGGCACGACGGCGGGGCCGGGACCCTCCACGCGAACGGACTGCATGACGTCCCGGCCCGATTGGAAGCGCTCGGCGCGCTCGCGGGGCTGGGCGACATCGCCCTTGCCCGTCAGGCGTCCAGTGCGATCCACCTCGTGCTCCACGTGCAGCGCGACCCGGACGGCGTGCGCCGCCTGGTGGCTGCCGGTCGACCGGTCGTGGGGCCCGCCGGTCGTGTGGACGTCGAGGAGCTGCCGTGGTTCTCGGAATGA
- the acs gene encoding acetate--CoA ligase: MSSQIDHLLSESRRFAPPAQFAADAVATADLYAQAAADDTGFWAAQARELHWHTPFTQVLDWSNPPFASWFADGELNVAYNCLDRHVEAGNGERVALLWEGEPGDSRHVTYAELTDEVKRLANVLQDLGIGEGDRVAIYMPMIPEAIAAMLAVARLGAIHSVIFGGFSADSLRSRIDDAGAKLVITADGGYRKGKVSALKPAVDMALSDRNGSGVQESVEHVLVVRRGGNDVEWTEGRDIWWHDVVPQASAEHEARAFPAETPLFILYTSGTTGKPKGIMHTSGGYLTQAAFSNRVVHDLHPETDVYWCTADIGWITGHSYVTYGPLANGATQVLYEGTPDTPHPGRWWEIVQKYGVTILYTAPTAIRSFMKLGRAIPEQYDLSSLRLLGSVGEPINPEAWMWYRKVIGGKVAPIVDTWWQTETGAIMISALPGVTETKPGSAQVPLPGVAVEVVDDDGVHVGNGNGGLLVITRPWPSMLRGIWGDPERYKETYWDKFAAQGYYFAGDGARLDEDGDVWLLGRVDDVMNVSGHRLSTTEIESALVANEAVAEAAVVGASDETTGQAVAAFVIIKQSYLAAHSPDGLAQSLRAWVGEQIGPIARPRDVYIVEELPKTRSGKIMRRLLRDVAEGREVGDTTTLADTAVMSVISAQVR; this comes from the coding sequence ATGAGCAGCCAGATCGACCACCTCCTCTCCGAGAGCAGGCGCTTCGCGCCGCCCGCGCAGTTCGCCGCGGATGCCGTCGCGACCGCCGACCTGTACGCGCAAGCAGCCGCAGACGACACCGGCTTCTGGGCGGCGCAGGCCCGCGAACTGCACTGGCACACCCCGTTCACCCAGGTGCTGGACTGGTCGAACCCCCCGTTCGCGAGCTGGTTCGCCGACGGCGAGCTCAACGTCGCGTACAACTGTCTCGATCGGCACGTGGAAGCCGGGAACGGCGAGCGCGTCGCGCTGCTGTGGGAAGGCGAGCCCGGCGACTCCCGCCACGTGACGTACGCGGAGCTGACGGACGAGGTGAAGAGGCTCGCGAACGTGCTGCAGGACCTCGGGATCGGCGAGGGAGACCGCGTCGCGATCTACATGCCGATGATCCCCGAGGCGATCGCAGCGATGCTCGCCGTGGCACGCCTGGGCGCGATCCACTCGGTCATCTTCGGCGGGTTCTCGGCCGACAGCCTGCGCTCGCGCATCGACGACGCCGGCGCGAAGCTCGTGATCACCGCCGACGGCGGCTACCGCAAGGGCAAGGTCAGCGCTCTGAAGCCCGCCGTCGACATGGCGCTCAGCGACCGCAACGGCTCGGGCGTGCAGGAGAGCGTGGAGCACGTGCTGGTGGTCCGGCGCGGAGGGAACGACGTCGAGTGGACCGAGGGCCGCGACATCTGGTGGCACGACGTCGTGCCTCAGGCCTCGGCCGAGCACGAGGCCCGCGCGTTCCCCGCTGAGACACCGCTGTTCATCCTCTACACCTCGGGCACCACCGGAAAGCCCAAGGGCATCATGCACACCTCCGGCGGGTACCTGACGCAGGCCGCCTTCAGCAACAGGGTCGTGCACGACCTGCACCCCGAAACGGACGTGTACTGGTGCACGGCCGACATCGGCTGGATCACCGGGCACAGCTACGTGACGTACGGACCGCTCGCCAACGGTGCGACGCAAGTGCTGTACGAAGGCACACCGGACACCCCGCACCCGGGCCGGTGGTGGGAGATCGTGCAGAAGTACGGCGTCACGATCCTCTACACGGCGCCGACCGCGATCCGCTCGTTCATGAAGCTCGGCCGCGCGATCCCGGAGCAGTACGATCTCTCGTCCCTGCGTCTTCTCGGCTCGGTGGGTGAGCCCATCAACCCCGAAGCGTGGATGTGGTACCGCAAGGTCATCGGCGGCAAGGTGGCCCCGATCGTGGACACGTGGTGGCAGACCGAGACCGGCGCGATCATGATCTCGGCACTGCCCGGCGTGACCGAGACGAAGCCGGGAAGCGCGCAGGTGCCGCTCCCCGGCGTGGCCGTCGAAGTCGTCGACGACGACGGCGTGCACGTGGGCAACGGCAACGGCGGACTCCTGGTGATCACCCGCCCCTGGCCGAGCATGCTGCGCGGCATCTGGGGCGACCCGGAGCGGTACAAGGAGACCTACTGGGACAAGTTCGCCGCGCAGGGCTACTACTTCGCGGGCGACGGCGCGCGGCTCGACGAGGACGGAGACGTGTGGCTGCTCGGCCGCGTCGACGACGTCATGAACGTGTCGGGCCACCGCTTGTCGACCACGGAGATCGAGTCCGCCCTCGTCGCGAACGAGGCGGTCGCCGAAGCCGCGGTCGTCGGGGCGTCGGACGAGACGACAGGCCAGGCGGTCGCCGCCTTCGTGATCATCAAGCAGAGCTATCTGGCGGCGCATTCGCCGGACGGCCTGGCACAGTCCCTGCGGGCCTGGGTCGGCGAGCAGATCGGCCCCATCGCGCGCCCCCGAGACGTCTACATCGTCGAAGAGCTCCCGAAGACGCGGTCGGGCAAGATCATGCGTCGACTGCTGCGCGACGTCGCAGAGGGCCGCGAGGTCGGCGACACGACGACCCTCGCCGACACCGCGGTGATGTCGGTGATCTCAGCGCAGGTGCGCTGA
- a CDS encoding RidA family protein — MSVSARLAELGIQLPSVVPPVAAYVPAKAHGDLVFTAGQLPMVSGALPEAGKVGDGPGLVAPADAQRYARQSALNALAGAAAAVGGVDRLSGVVKVVGFVASVPDFTGQPGVINGASEVLGEIFGDAGRHARSAVGVPVLPLDSPVEVEVIFSVAE; from the coding sequence ATGAGCGTCTCCGCCCGGCTCGCCGAGCTCGGCATCCAGTTGCCGTCCGTCGTCCCCCCCGTCGCCGCGTACGTGCCCGCGAAGGCGCACGGCGATCTGGTGTTCACCGCCGGCCAGCTGCCGATGGTGTCGGGGGCGCTTCCGGAGGCCGGCAAGGTCGGCGACGGCCCCGGACTCGTCGCGCCCGCCGACGCGCAGCGTTACGCCCGCCAGAGCGCGCTGAACGCACTGGCGGGCGCCGCCGCCGCGGTCGGAGGCGTGGACCGCCTGAGCGGCGTCGTGAAGGTCGTCGGCTTCGTCGCCTCGGTTCCGGACTTCACCGGGCAGCCGGGCGTGATCAACGGCGCGAGCGAAGTGCTCGGCGAGATCTTCGGCGACGCCGGCCGGCACGCGCGATCCGCTGTCGGCGTGCCGGTGCTTCCCCTGGACAGTCCGGTCGAGGTGGAAGTGATCTTCAGCGTCGCGGAGTGA